Proteins encoded by one window of Salicibibacter halophilus:
- the upp gene encoding uracil phosphoribosyltransferase produces the protein MGKIYVFDHPLIQHKLTYIRDVSTGTKQFRELVDEVGSLMAFEITRDLSLEDVTVNTPVGPSTSKVIAGKKLGLIPILRAGLGMMDGILKLMPNVRVGHVGLYRDPDTFEPHEYYIKLPKDIEERDLIVMDPMLATGGSAVAAIDALKQRGASNMKLMCLIAAPEGVGEVQKAHPDVDIYLAALDEKLDEKGYIVPGLGDAGDRLFGTK, from the coding sequence TTGGGAAAAATTTACGTTTTTGACCACCCCCTTATCCAACATAAACTCACATATATTCGGGATGTATCGACCGGGACGAAGCAGTTTCGCGAATTGGTGGATGAAGTCGGTTCCCTAATGGCTTTTGAGATTACGAGGGATTTATCCCTCGAAGACGTGACGGTGAATACACCGGTCGGTCCTTCCACATCGAAAGTGATCGCGGGCAAAAAGTTGGGCCTTATCCCGATACTGCGCGCAGGATTGGGGATGATGGACGGAATACTTAAGTTAATGCCGAACGTCAGGGTAGGGCATGTAGGACTGTATCGCGACCCGGACACATTTGAGCCCCACGAATATTATATTAAGCTGCCCAAAGATATTGAAGAACGTGATCTCATTGTTATGGATCCTATGCTTGCCACAGGGGGGTCCGCTGTTGCAGCAATCGATGCGCTGAAACAACGAGGCGCCAGTAACATGAAATTGATGTGCTTAATCGCGGCTCCCGAAGGTGTCGGGGAAGTTCAAAAAGCGCATCCGGACGTTGACATTTATCTCGCCGCATTGGATGAAAAGCTCGATGAAAAAGGCTATATCGTACCCGGCCTGGGGGATGCCGGCGATCGCCTCTTCGGAACAAAATAA